From the Nostoc sp. PCC 7107 genome, the window ACCATATATCTAATTTTAAACTCTGCAAATGTCAGTGTTTACAGTTGAGTTGCGGGCAAAAGCCTCTCCAAAACTGGATTAAGATTGTTGCTAATTTCTGGAAACTACCCAAAGATAATCTCAAAAAAGATAGCAAATCTCAAATATGCCGTTCAGTTTGTCAGTTCCAGAAAACTGGATGTGACCAACGAAGGGACATACTCAAAATTAAGGAGGAAACAATTGCACTGGCTTCCTGGCTGTTACTAACGAAGATTATGAGTAATCAACGGTAGCAGAACACGAACATCGCAGAGTTTACTAACCAAAATAGATTTTTTCTTTCTTGGTTTTTCCCGATTCTGTGAGTGCGAAATAGCCTTGTCCCTAACAAGGTGCCTTTATCCAAGGCGAGGTGTTGTGTGAGAAAATACAGGGTTTTTACCTGTTACCAATCGGCGATACACCGATCGCTCACTTAGTGAAATAACTTTCTCATGACTAGTTACATATCAGGCAGCGGTATACGTTCAATCCAATGGTTGACGTACCAGTTGAGCATACAGAACTCAAACTAGAGCTTTGCACAATGTATTTCTAATCGATACTTAATTTAACTCAAGCAGATATGCAGAAACAGACGGTAATTACTTAAGGAAATACTTCTCAATTTTTCTTGCCATATTTTTTCTGAATACGCTGAATTTGTTGTTGGAACTCTGCACCTTTTTCGGGGTTTACCATTGCGACAAAGTTGGCGAATCCGGTGATTGAGGTGAGAAGATGAGAAGATTTACCCCAATATTTACCGTCTAACCCTTCATTTTCTATTTGATGTAGAGTTGCACGGAAGTTTTTTAATTTTTTCCGAGAAATATTAGTTTTTTCGTTGACGATAATCCCCGTCACTTCTTGCTGTTGAGAGTTTCGCAAAATGCGGGTTTTGTCTGGGTTGATGGCAAATCCTTCGTCAGAGATAATGGATTGAGCTTGTTTAATGAAATTACTGGTATATTTAACATTCTCACCTGATGCTGAAAATGTTAAATCATCAACATAACGAGTGTAGGTAAAAGTAGATTTTGTGGCGATCGCACTTAAACGCTCATCTAAACTCCGACAAATAATATTAGTAATTGTGGGGCTGGCTGGGGAGCCTTGGGGAAGATGACGTTGCTTGAGTTCAACAAAGTCTATTTTACCGTTTACGTTGCGTTCTTCAACTACGGGTGCAGTACACAATAGCCCAAAGATTGTAGCAACAGATGAAGAATAACCGAAAGATTGAAATAATCCTTTAACACGCTGATATGTAATAGCCGAGAAAAAATCTTGTAAATCAAGGTTAATAATTATTTTTGCACCAACATGAGGGGTAGCATTAGTGATGATGGAGCGATCGCCACAAAAACCATGTGCGGCATTATTAATGGCAATTTTTTGTAAGATATTCTGCAAAATCCAGTTTTGAGCGCGTTTTAAATCCGGCAATGGTGCAGAAATAATTCGCGTTCCTGCAATTTTTTTTGCAGTTTTGAAGTGAATGTAATGTGAAATCTGGGAACCTTGAGAATTAAATGCTAAAAAACGAAGTCGATCAATACTAATTTTCATAGCCGCTGCAATTTGCTCGGCATTATATATATCTAAATTGTATTTTTTTAACTGTTCTATATTTTCTTGCGTATTATTTTTCCAACTCATTTTAAAACTCTGCAAATGTAGGTTTTTACAGTTCAGTTGCGGGCAAATGTATCTCCAAAACTGGATTAAGATTGTTACTACTTTCTTGAAACTACCCAAAGATAATCTCAAAAAAGACAGCAACGCTCAAATATGCCGTTCAGCTTGCCCATTCTAGATAACTGGAAGTAAACGAAGGACATACTCAAGTTGAAGAGAA encodes:
- a CDS encoding reverse transcriptase family protein, giving the protein MSWKNNTQENIEQLKKYNLDIYNAEQIAAAMKISIDRLRFLAFNSQGSQISHYIHFKTAKKIAGTRIISAPLPDLKRAQNWILQNILQKIAINNAAHGFCGDRSIITNATPHVGAKIIINLDLQDFFSAITYQRVKGLFQSFGYSSSVATIFGLLCTAPVVEERNVNGKIDFVELKQRHLPQGSPASPTITNIICRSLDERLSAIATKSTFTYTRYVDDLTFSASGENVKYTSNFIKQAQSIISDEGFAINPDKTRILRNSQQQEVTGIIVNEKTNISRKKLKNFRATLHQIENEGLDGKYWGKSSHLLTSITGFANFVAMVNPEKGAEFQQQIQRIQKKYGKKN